The DNA window GAGAAACTCCCGAACCCGGTCGGGTTCGGCCTCGCCACCATCGACGTCGATCCGGTCGACCGTCGAGAGTGCGAACTCGCCTGCGGAGGGGTTGACCCGAATACTTGCAGTGTCGTCCTCGAGTCGAAACGGAACCCCGCCGGCTCCCTCGTCGACGGTGTTCCACGAGGAGTTCTTCCCGCTCGACTGGAGTTCTTCAACTTCGTACTCGTAGACCAGACACGGCTTTCCGGTCAGTGGACCCTCACTCGGGCTGGTAATCGGTGTTGCCGTCCCCTCGAGTTCGACTGGCCCCTCAGCGCGTTCGACCGAGAGAACATCGTCGGTGTCGCCGCGATAGACGTGGTAGGCGGGACGGAGACGAAATCCGCCGTAGATCATTGCACAAAGACCGAGGAGGACGAACAGGGAACCAGCCATCGCCCACTAGTTGAAATATTGATGCGATAAGCGTGACGGTTCGAAATTCGCTACTCGCGCTCGAAAACGACCTCGCCGTCGACAGCTGTCAGTGCCACATCGATGTCCTCGATTCGCTCCGGCTGATCCCACGGTGACGTCTCGAGGACGACGAAATCGGCTCGTTTGCCGACTTCGAGCGTCCCCAGTCGGTCCTCATCGAATCCGGCGTAGGCTGCACCACGAGTGTACGCACGCAGCGCCTCAGTCACCGACAGTCGCTGGTCTTCAGACGGCGCGTTGACGGCGTGGTGGACGCCAAACAGCGGGCCGAGTGGCATCCCATCCGAGCCAAACGCCAGCGGCACGCCGGCCTCGAGCACGCGCCCGAGTGGATTTGATTGCTCGCGGCGCTCGCGGCCGAGTCGCTGATCGTACAGCCCGCCCTCGTCCGCCCAGCGGTGGAAGTTCGGCTGCATCGAGGCGACGATTCCTGCGTCGGCCATGCGCTCGAGTTGGTCGTCCGTCACGAGTTCGGCGTGTTCGATCCGGTGGCGACTCTCTGCAGGGTTGGCGGTGTCCTCGAGCGCCGAGAGCGTCTCCTCGATTGCCTCGTCGCCGATGGCGTGGACGGAGAGCTGATAGCCCGCGTTGTCAGCTTGGTCGACGATAGTGGAGAGTTCCGTGGGGTCGACGACCCACTGGCCGGTCGTCGGTTCACCGTCGTCCGAATTGGAGTTTCCATCCGCATCCGTATTCGCGTCTATGTACGGTTCGCGGAGTTTCGCCGTCCGGCTCCCGATGCTGCCATCCGAGAAGGACTTGATCGCACCCGTCTGGACGCGGCCGTTGCCCGCGTTCGTGACGAGTCCCGCTTTTGAGAGCGCCTCGAGATAGTCGCTCCAGTAGTCGATTCGGACGCGAATCGGCAACTCGCCAGCGGCCGCGAGTTCGCGGTAGACGCGCGGGCTCGTGTCGCTTCGAACCTTGTCGTGGACGCCGGTGACGCCGCGTTCGAGGGCGTACTCGGCCGCAGCTGAGAGCAGGTCGCGCATCTGCTCGCGGTCGGCTGCCACCTCGCGGCGAACGACTTCCGCGGCGTCTTCGACCGCGATGCCAACCGGCTCGCCGTCTTCGTAGGCGAGATCCGAGTCGGGAAGGTCGTCGTCGAGTCGCTCGAGTGCGACCGAGTTCAACGAGACGGTGTGGAGATCGACGCGCAGGGCAG is part of the Natronolimnobius sp. AArcel1 genome and encodes:
- a CDS encoding GIDE domain-containing protein translates to MAGSLFVLLGLCAMIYGGFRLRPAYHVYRGDTDDVLSVERAEGPVELEGTATPITSPSEGPLTGKPCLVYEYEVEELQSSGKNSSWNTVDEGAGGVPFRLEDDTASIRVNPSAGEFALSTVDRIDVDGGEAEPDRVREFLEHHSDLESENTSVDLHVVEIATGNDRRYYERRLEPGGDVYVLGQSRYDVDARETMRDVSAVIEDGPETPVFVIGDSCQDGAARLLAKPAALWLAGGLLAVVLGVALLL
- a CDS encoding amidohydrolase, giving the protein MTAAADRLVTNAEIHTLSDPDTVFEAMAIRDGEIVRLGDAFELEFLNGVETDVIDCGGRVVLPGFIDAHTHMEQLGQHLVHADLSAATSADDCLELLAAEADRTANAAGADADTDESPDDWIIGFGYDESAWDGHGHRLTRVDLDAVSETRPVAALRVDLHTVSLNSVALERLDDDLPDSDLAYEDGEPVGIAVEDAAEVVRREVAADREQMRDLLSAAAEYALERGVTGVHDKVRSDTSPRVYRELAAAGELPIRVRIDYWSDYLEALSKAGLVTNAGNGRVQTGAIKSFSDGSIGSRTAKLREPYIDANTDADGNSNSDDGEPTTGQWVVDPTELSTIVDQADNAGYQLSVHAIGDEAIEETLSALEDTANPAESRHRIEHAELVTDDQLERMADAGIVASMQPNFHRWADEGGLYDQRLGRERREQSNPLGRVLEAGVPLAFGSDGMPLGPLFGVHHAVNAPSEDQRLSVTEALRAYTRGAAYAGFDEDRLGTLEVGKRADFVVLETSPWDQPERIEDIDVALTAVDGEVVFERE